A single window of bacterium DNA harbors:
- a CDS encoding YciI family protein has translation MQYFILFYTTADDYLERRTAFREEHLAYAKAAHQRGELVLAGALADPSDQAVLIFRADSAKVAEEFARNDVYVRNGVVTSWDVRPWTVVIGD, from the coding sequence ATGCAGTATTTCATTCTGTTTTACACAACGGCTGACGACTACCTCGAGAGAAGAACTGCGTTCAGGGAAGAACACCTGGCCTATGCGAAGGCAGCACATCAGCGCGGTGAACTCGTTCTCGCCGGGGCGCTTGCGGACCCATCGGATCAGGCAGTGCTCATCTTCAGGGCTGATTCCGCGAAGGTGGCTGAAGAATTTGCCCGCAACGATGTGTACGTGCGCAATGGCGTGGTGACTTCCTGGGACGTGCGACCCTGGACCGTGGTCATCGGGGATTGA
- a CDS encoding dihydrofolate reductase family protein yields MDRPGTRNRRMCQLFIAMSCDGFIARLDGSVDWLQGEGDYGYNDFIDSVDTIIMGSRTYDQVLGFGAWPYEGLRCYVYSRKRAGQQDAHAQFTSMPPDELLADIRREDGKHIWLVGGGEIVRLFMQNNLIDEYHVFIQSVVLGRGLPLFPAGTEEGRLQLVDAHRYDRHIVRLTYLPADAIA; encoded by the coding sequence ATGGATAGGCCCGGGACACGCAATCGCAGAATGTGCCAGTTGTTCATCGCCATGAGTTGCGATGGCTTCATCGCAAGGCTGGATGGGAGCGTCGACTGGCTGCAGGGTGAAGGCGACTACGGGTACAATGATTTCATTGACAGCGTCGATACGATCATCATGGGATCGCGCACATACGATCAGGTACTCGGGTTTGGAGCATGGCCGTATGAGGGGCTCCGCTGCTACGTGTATTCGCGGAAGCGGGCCGGCCAGCAGGATGCCCATGCACAGTTCACCTCGATGCCGCCCGATGAACTCCTGGCAGACATCCGCCGGGAAGACGGGAAGCATATCTGGCTGGTCGGCGGTGGAGAGATTGTCCGGCTCTTCATGCAGAACAATCTCATCGATGAGTATCATGTTTTCATTCAATCTGTCGTGCTCGGACGAGGACTGCCGCTTTTTCCGGCAGGGACGGAGGAGGGCCGCCTTCAGCTCGTCGATGCGCATCGATACGACAGACATATCGTGCGTCTGACCTACCTCCCCGCTGACGCAATCGCCTGA
- a CDS encoding DUF1801 domain-containing protein, with protein MAEPKTKKNDASVAEFLVSVENEKRREDAKTVMQLMKRVTGSVPKMWGGSIIGFGSYHYVYASGREGDWPLVGLSPRKQALSLYIMAGFDRYGELLGKLGKFKTGKSCLYINKLEDIDPKVLEELIAESVEYMKSKFETTT; from the coding sequence ATGGCTGAACCGAAAACAAAGAAAAACGACGCGAGCGTTGCGGAGTTTCTGGTATCCGTCGAGAATGAAAAGCGGCGTGAGGATGCAAAAACTGTCATGCAGCTCATGAAACGTGTCACGGGTTCGGTGCCGAAAATGTGGGGTGGCAGCATCATAGGCTTTGGCAGTTATCACTATGTCTATGCCAGTGGCCGGGAGGGGGACTGGCCCCTGGTCGGCCTCTCACCGCGCAAACAGGCACTGTCACTTTACATCATGGCGGGGTTTGATCGTTACGGTGAGCTGCTCGGAAAACTGGGCAAGTTCAAGACCGGGAAGTCCTGCCTATACATCAACAAACTGGAAGACATCGACCCCAAGGTTCTTGAGGAACTGATTGCCGAGTCGGTGGAATACATGAAAAGCAAATTTGAAACAACGACATAG